The Thermodesulfobacteriota bacterium genome contains a region encoding:
- a CDS encoding DoxX family protein, whose translation MLNKFFRTEDDSALLVARLALGIVFLPHGLQKTLGLFGGAGFSGTMGFFTQQGLPSIIAFLVIIAESFGALGLIIGFLSRLAAFGICLNMLGAILMVHLPNGFFMNWFGTQKGEGFEYHILAIGLALVVLIGGGGKWSVDRLLLKD comes from the coding sequence ATGCTAAATAAATTTTTTCGAACAGAGGATGATTCTGCTTTACTCGTTGCGAGGTTAGCTTTGGGGATTGTTTTTTTACCGCATGGTTTACAGAAGACTTTAGGCTTGTTTGGGGGAGCAGGGTTTTCTGGAACGATGGGATTTTTCACACAACAAGGGTTGCCGTCAATTATTGCATTTCTTGTTATAATTGCTGAGTCGTTTGGCGCGCTTGGACTCATTATAGGTTTTTTGAGCAGGCTTGCAGCGTTTGGGATTTGTTTGAATATGCTAGGTGCTATTTTAATGGTTCATTTACCCAATGGATTCTTCATGAACTGGTTTGGCACACAAAAGGGAGAGGGTTTTGAATACCATATTTTAGCAATTGGCTTGGCGTTAGTTGTTTTGATTGGTGGCGGAGGTAAGTGGTCTGTGGATAGGCTTTTACTCAAAGATTGA